GTTCCAATGTCGTATTCAGATCATAGCCTACGATCCGTTTGGAATAGGCATCCGTTATCAAAGCCAGATATGCAAATCCTTCTTTCAAAGAAATGTACGTAATATCTCCGACCCATAAACGATGCGGCCGCTCGAGGTCGAAACCCCGGATCAGATTCGGATATTTACGCATCCAGTGCCGCGAGCAGGTCGTAACGCTGTATTTCTTCCGACGTTTGACCAGAAGATTGTTTTCCGAAAGCAGCGTAAATAACCGATCCCGGCTGACCGGAAATCCGTCTTGTTGCAGCAAATGCCACAGTTTACGACCGCCGAGCCTGGGCATCAGTTTCCGGTAGTAACCCACCCGCTCCAAAAGAAGGGTGTCGGACAAGGATCCTTCCCTATTACGCCGTAAATGTTTATAATAGGCCTGACGGGTATAGCCGAACAACCCGCACAGAAACGACAGGCTCATTGCTGTGTGTCTTTCTTTGAGACGCTGGACTGTCCGGCTGCGGATTTTTTTAGCAGGTCGATACCGTATTCTTCTTGGAGGATATCTCCCATGATCTCATAGCCTTCCAGACGTAATAAAGCCTCTTCCAAGCGCCGCCGAAGGGCTTTGTTCTCGGATAATAATTCACTGGCTTCTTCACTCGTAACGCGGGACATGATCGGATAAGGATTAGGGGTACTCACAAAGCTACAACTATTTTTCGCTTTCCAGCGCTGACCCATCTTATGAATCGTAGACATGGGAATACCATGTTCTTCGGAGAGTTGGCGAGCCGTCTTGACTCCGCTCAAATACTCCTGTAAAATCAGATGACGCAACTGACGCGGTAAATAATGACGCGATAAGTCTGAATTCGTTGTTTGCTGCATAAGATTTACTCTTTTCTGTAAACCTTTTTCAGGACGGGACAGGGCAAAAAAAATCCATCGGTGCGGACTGGAGCGGTCTGGAGCGGACATCGGAACCAAGGTATTTCACCCGGTTGTATCTTGCAGCATGAAAGGTCGGTTTTCTTATTCCGTTCATTATCCCGATATAAACCGCATGAAACGGAAAACGATATTTTGAATGGTTTAAAACATAAAACCAAACATACACGCTTTACGACCGTATAGCTAACAATCAATCTCAAAAACGTTGCACCATGGATTCATTGAAAGAAACAGACAAACCTGCACCCAATCCTCCGAAACGTTCCCGTATCGAGGCCGAGGAGGAACAGATGCACCGGACTGATCGCCGGACTGGTTCCTATGGATTCGCCGGCCGTTATCCCGCTATAAACTTCATTAAACGGAAAACGGTATTTTGAATGGTTTAACCCAATAAACCAGACATACATGCTCTATGCCCGTATGGCTGACAATCAATCTCAACAACGTTGCACCATGGATTCATTAAAGGAAAAAGACAACCCCGCACCCAATCCTGCTAAGCGTCCCCGTATCGAAGTCGACGAGGAGCTGATGCGTCAGATGATCGCCGGACAGGCCCCTTTGGATTCGAAAGTCGTCCGCAGGATTCCCGAACCGGAAGAGGAAGATACGGACACTCCCGAGGGAAACACATCGGAAACGGTATCCGGAGCATCGGCACCGACTGCTGAGAAAACAGACGTCGACATCCAAACGACTACTGGAAAGGAGTCGGCCGGATTCTGGCGTAAAAAGATCGCGCTGCCGGATTTCGAACGCACGTTCTTCGCGCCGGTGGATTGCCGTAACCGCTCGGCAATCTATGTCAGCGCCCGAACCAAGCACAAAGTATCGGAAATACTCCACCTGTTAGGGAATGAGAGTACAAGGCTTACGGCATTGGTCGACAATATGCTGCGGTTCGTCATGGACATTTACCGCGACGAGCTGAATTATCTCCATGAAAAGAAAAATAAAAGACGGCCGTTTTGAAAAAGCGGAGGCATTTCGACGCCAGATAGCAGGACGGAAGGGGCCGTCGAACGAGCAGGCCGCTCGCGGCTGAACATCAGAACCGGATCGTCAGGAGCCGCAGAATATCGCCTTTTCCGACGGTAGCGTTCAGCAAAATGCCGGAGATGGAAATACGCAAGGCTCGCCCTTTGGGCGATTCGCATGGCCTTGCGTATTTTCATCTCCGGCGTTTAATTTCCTGCCGGTGGAAATAAATGACTGGGATATGATATTCCGGGATCGCGCCGGATTACTGCGCGACCTTGAAGATACCGTTCAGTTTCTCGCTTAATGCCGCCATATCCTGTCCGATTTTATCATTGGTGATCTTAGCATAGATTTGGGTCGTGGTGATCCGCTTATGCCCCAGCATCTTGCTGACCGTTTCCAGAGGTACGCCCTGCGTGAGCGTAACCGTCGTGGCGAAGGTATGCCGTGCGAGGTGGATCGTGGGGTTGAACGACAGACCGGCATGTCTGGCAACATGCCGCAAGGACATGTTCAGCGTATTATAAGTGCCTTTGAGCGGAAAGACCCGGTCGCCTGAGAGATGCATATCCTTATAACGCTCGTAAAGCATTTCGGCAACGGGAAGCAGTTTGACACGGAACTGCGTACCTGTTTTCTGACGCCTGTCGATAATCCAGCGCTCCCCGTTATCGTCCGTATGGATGTCCGCGTGGGTGAGTTTCACTACGTCCGCATGGCTCAGGCCCGTAAAGGCGCAGAAAACGAAGGCATCCCGGTTAATGCCCGTCCGGTAGTTGGGGAGCCTGACATCCATCACGGCCTGCAATTCCGAAGCGGATAGATAACGTCGTTCAGCGTATTCCGCTTTGACATAGAACCCGGCGAAAGGATCGACGGCAATCCAGCCGTTCTTATACGCCGTGTAGGTCATCAGCTTCAGTTTCTTGATAGTCGAATGGATCGTCCCGGAACGCATCCCTTGTACCGAGGAGAGGTAGACCACAAACTTTTCGATGAAATCCCGCTTCAGCTCTTTGAAAGGAATATCTTTTACACGGTATTCGTATTCGAGGAAAGAGGCAAGCCGGTTACGGCGTTTGCGGTAATTGTCATAGCTCGAATAAGCGCGGTCTTTGCCCACGCGCTTGCGGAAATCTGCAAGATATTCGTCGAAGGTCTGCAACAGCAGGCGGCAGTCGTCACCCATACCGAGGAAAGCGTTGCGGACCTTTTCAGCCGTAACGTATGAATCACG
This Alistipes shahii WAL 8301 DNA region includes the following protein-coding sequences:
- a CDS encoding DUF3408 domain-containing protein, producing MDSLKEKDNPAPNPAKRPRIEVDEELMRQMIAGQAPLDSKVVRRIPEPEEEDTDTPEGNTSETVSGASAPTAEKTDVDIQTTTGKESAGFWRKKIALPDFERTFFAPVDCRNRSAIYVSARTKHKVSEILHLLGNESTRLTALVDNMLRFVMDIYRDELNYLHEKKNKRRPF
- a CDS encoding site-specific integrase is translated as MQRSTFKVLFYVKRQSEKHGQVPVMGRITINGTMSQFSSKLSVRSSLWDAKANKASGRSLEAQRLNEKLENIKTNIGKQYQRLCDRDSYVTAEKVRNAFLGMGDDCRLLLQTFDEYLADFRKRVGKDRAYSSYDNYRKRRNRLASFLEYEYRVKDIPFKELKRDFIEKFVVYLSSVQGMRSGTIHSTIKKLKLMTYTAYKNGWIAVDPFAGFYVKAEYAERRYLSASELQAVMDVRLPNYRTGINRDAFVFCAFTGLSHADVVKLTHADIHTDDNGERWIIDRRQKTGTQFRVKLLPVAEMLYERYKDMHLSGDRVFPLKGTYNTLNMSLRHVARHAGLSFNPTIHLARHTFATTVTLTQGVPLETVSKMLGHKRITTTQIYAKITNDKIGQDMAALSEKLNGIFKVAQ
- a CDS encoding IS3 family transposase; translated protein: MSLSFLCGLFGYTRQAYYKHLRRNREGSLSDTLLLERVGYYRKLMPRLGGRKLWHLLQQDGFPVSRDRLFTLLSENNLLVKRRKKYSVTTCSRHWMRKYPNLIRGFDLERPHRLWVGDITYISLKEGFAYLALITDAYSKRIVGYDLNTTLERDGALRALRMAIDQTPQQKRQGLIHHSDRGCQYCSKEYVKLLTDNGIRISMTEKGDPYENAVAERVNGILKSEWIDEECFESFQAAKERIDQIVILYNSLRPHASCDWLTPLEAELRTGKLKHHWGRKTVVRKAYVNLYQDNIF